One Hordeum vulgare subsp. vulgare chromosome 4H, MorexV3_pseudomolecules_assembly, whole genome shotgun sequence DNA window includes the following coding sequences:
- the LOC123448838 gene encoding probable glycosyltransferase 4 has protein sequence MPLPSSAMAEEHAGDQHEQQVAAERRARPKLLLAVPIIPIVLFIFAPCALFLFTTDLALPRIRIEYARRDGDRDAPASALAKTLPPPPPKAMVVVPSEEQQQLPPLRQLTDRPYSLGPNVSDYDARRAAWLAAHPRFPAFVAPGRPRVLVVTGSSPRRCKDPEGDHVLLRAFKNKADYCRVHGFDIFYSNAVLDSEMSGFWTKLPLLRALMVAHPEVELLWWVDSDVVFTDMLFEPPWGKYARHNLLLHGWDDAVYGARNWLGTNAGSFVIRNCRWSLDLLDAWARMGPRGPVRDRYGEVFAEALSNRAAYEADDQSALVYLLVTERGRWGPKVFLESSYLLHGFWEGIVDRYEEMRSKWRPGLGDDRWPLVTHFVGCKPCGEQSASYEAARCRQGMERALNFADDQILGLYGFQHQSLNTTAVRRVRNDTGRPLDADDEQIGRLLHPEFRAAKPL, from the coding sequence ATGCCTCTTCCGTCCTCAGCGATGGCGGAAGAACACGCCGGCGACCAGCATGAGCAGCAAGTGGCGGCGGAGAGGCGAGCACGGCCGAAGCTATTGTTAGCCGTCCCGATCATCCCGATCGTCCTGTTCATCTTCGCGCCGTGCGCGCTCTTCTTGTTCACGACCGACCTGGCGCTCCCACGCATCCGCATCGAGTACGCCCGCCGCGATGGCGACCGTGACGCTCCGGCCAGTGCGCTAGCGAAAAcgctgcctccgccgccgcctaagGCGATGGTGGTTGTTCCTAGCGAGGAGCAACAGCAGCTCCCGCCGCTGCGGCAGCTGACCGACCGGCCGTACTCGCTCGGCCCGAACGTGTCCGATTACGACGCCCGCAGAGCGGCTTGGCTGGCGGCGCACCCTCGGTTCCCGGCCTTTGTCGCGCCGGGGCGGCCTCGGGTGCTCGTGGTCACCGGCTCGTCGCCGCGCCGGTGCAAGGACCCGGAGGGCGACCACGTGCTCCTCCGGGCGTTCAAGAACAAGGCGGACTACTGCCGCGTCCACGGCTTCGACATCTTCTACAGCAACGCGGTGCTGGACAGCGAGATGTCGGGGTTCTGGACGAAGCTGCCCCTGCTGCGCGCGCTGATGGTGGCGCACCCGGAGGTGGAGCTCCTGTGGTGGGTAGACTCGGACGTGGTGTTCACTGACATGCTGTTCGAGCCGCCGTGGGGCAAGTACGCGCGGCACAACCTGCTGCTCCACGGCTGGGACGACGCGGTGTACGGCGCCAGGAACTGGCTGGGAACCAACGCCGGCAGCTTCGTGATCCGGAACTGCCGGTGGTCGCTGGACCTCCTGGACGCGTGGGCGCGCATGGGGCCGCGCGGCCCGGTGCGGGACAGGTACGGGGAGGTGTTCGCGGAGGCGCTGTCCAACCGGGCGGCCTACGAGGCCGACGACCAGTCGGCGCTGGTGTACCTGCTGGTGACGGAGCGCGGCAGGTGGGGGCCCAAGGTGTTCCTGGAGAGCTCCTACCTCCTGCACGGGTTCTGGGAGGGGATCGTGGACCGGTACGAGGAGATGCGGAGCAAGTGGCGGCCGGGGCTCGGCGACGACCGGTGGCCGCTCGTCACGCACTTCGTCGGGTGCAAGCCGTGCGGGGAGCAGAGCGCGAGCTACGAGGCCGCGCGGTGCCGTCAGGGCATGGAGCGCGCGCTCAACTTCGCCGACGACCAGATACTCGGACTCTACGGGTTCCAGCATCAGTCGCTCAACACCACGGCCGTGCGGCGCGTCAGGAACGACACCGGACGCCCGctggacgccgacgacgagcagaTCGGCCGCCTCCTGCACCCGGAGTTCAGGGCCGCCAAGCCATTGTGA
- the LOC123448836 gene encoding peptide chain release factor PrfB2, chloroplastic isoform X1, with protein MASRLLTRSTAAVLVSHLRSRTPNPTHHLLTHGAAMSSLLGPTHGVPATVRSRPLLEPTRWFSSPAPVVEAPRTVDGLTVDSIADKGWTILADAESDWRSHAAAVAQSIRLIKKRLKWKWLLERSKQLAVVLEKPDLWEDPVFAGKVSREQGELMGKIKSVNQFEQQLMEHIDMLRLARDEGDNELETESMRALADMRREAKEKELNALLSGDNDPYPCFIEVQAGAGGVESMDWAAMVMNMYKSWAQRRGYRVTVIEEMPGELAGIKRATIKVDGEYAFGYAKSEIGVHRLVRISPFDSGKRRHTSFAAVAVIPILGESSSRYQINESDLRIERFRSGGPGGQHANTTESAVRIVHIPTGTTATCQNERSQHMNRASAMAVLQSRLDQLEITRQAQMNAEHTQSLSEISWGNQIRSYVLQPYRMVKDLRTNYEVSDPDSVLEGDLDDFILSFLSLSLDKVDESV; from the exons ATGGCTTCCCGCCTCCTAACCAGATCAACGGCCGCGGTCCTCGTCTCCCACCTCCGCTCCAGGACGCCGAATCCTACCCACCACCTCCTCACACATGGAGCTGCCATGTCCTCCCTCCTGGGACCCACTCATGGCGTTCCTGCCACCGTCAGATCACGCCCCCTCCTGGAGCCGACTCGGTGGTTCTCTTCGCCGGCGCCCGTGGTGGAGGCGCCGAGGACGGTTGACGGCCTGACTGTCGACTCTATTGCCGACAAGGGGTGGACGATCCTCGCCGATGCCGAGAGCGACTGGCGGAGccacgccgccgccgtcgcgcaGTCCATCAGGCTTATTAAGAAGCGTCTCAAG TGGAAATGGTTACTGGAGAGGTCGAAGCAGTTGGCTGTGGTATTGGAGAAGCCAGACCTCTGGGAGGATCCAGTTTTTGCTGGGAAGGTTAGTCGTGAACAAGGCGAGCTCATGGGCAAGATTAAGTCAGTGAATCAATTCGAGCAACAGTTGATGGAGCACATCGATATGTTGAGGCTTGCACGTGACGAGGGTGACAATGAACTTGAGACG GAATCCATGAGAGCATTGGCCGATATGAGAAGAGAAGCAAAGGAGAAAGAACTCAACGCATTGCTTTCTGGAGATAATGACCCTTACCCTTGCTTCATTGAG GTCCAAGCAGGAGCCGGTGGCGTTGAGAGCATGGATTGGGCTGCCATGGTTATGAACATGTACAAATCATGGGCTCAGCGACGGGGATACAGAGTCACTGTAATAGAAGAAATGCCTGGTGAACTAGCAGGAATCAAG AGGGCTACTATCAAAGTTGACGGTGAGTATGCATTTGGATATGCCAAATCTGAAATAGGAGTTCACAGATTAGTGCGGATTTCTCCATTTGACAGTGGAAAGCGGCGGCACACTTCCTTTGCTGCTGTCGCTGTAATACCTATTCTTGGTGAGTCCTCTAGCCGATACCAGATAAATGAATCGGATCTTCGGATAGAACGCTTCCGTTCTGGTGGACCCGGCGGCCAGCATGCCAACACCACAGAAAGTGCTGTTAGAATTGTGCACATCCCAACTGGTACAACGGCAACTTGTCAAAATGAAAG GTCACAACATATGAATAGGGCATCAGCAATGGCTGTGCTGCAATCTAGATTGGACCAGCTTGAGATTACCCGTCAAGCACAGATGAATGCAGAGCACACGCAATCACTCTCTGAAATAAGCTGGGGAAACCAAATAAGATCGTATGTGCTACAG CCATACCGAATGGTCAAAGATCTCCGGACAAACTATGAAGTGTCTGATCCCGATTCAGTCCTGGAAGGCGACCTAGATGATTTCATACTGAGTTTTTTGTCATTATCATTGGATAAAGTTGATGAAAGTGTCTGA
- the LOC123448836 gene encoding peptide chain release factor PrfB2, chloroplastic isoform X2: protein MPRATGGATPPPSRSPSGLLRSVSRSNLWKWLLERSKQLAVVLEKPDLWEDPVFAGKVSREQGELMGKIKSVNQFEQQLMEHIDMLRLARDEGDNELETESMRALADMRREAKEKELNALLSGDNDPYPCFIEVQAGAGGVESMDWAAMVMNMYKSWAQRRGYRVTVIEEMPGELAGIKRATIKVDGEYAFGYAKSEIGVHRLVRISPFDSGKRRHTSFAAVAVIPILGESSSRYQINESDLRIERFRSGGPGGQHANTTESAVRIVHIPTGTTATCQNERSQHMNRASAMAVLQSRLDQLEITRQAQMNAEHTQSLSEISWGNQIRSYVLQPYRMVKDLRTNYEVSDPDSVLEGDLDDFILSFLSLSLDKVDESV, encoded by the exons ATGCCGAGAGCGACTGGCGGAGccacgccgccgccgtcgcgcaGTCCATCAGGCTTATTAAGAAGCGTCTCAAGGTCCAATCTT TGGAAATGGTTACTGGAGAGGTCGAAGCAGTTGGCTGTGGTATTGGAGAAGCCAGACCTCTGGGAGGATCCAGTTTTTGCTGGGAAGGTTAGTCGTGAACAAGGCGAGCTCATGGGCAAGATTAAGTCAGTGAATCAATTCGAGCAACAGTTGATGGAGCACATCGATATGTTGAGGCTTGCACGTGACGAGGGTGACAATGAACTTGAGACG GAATCCATGAGAGCATTGGCCGATATGAGAAGAGAAGCAAAGGAGAAAGAACTCAACGCATTGCTTTCTGGAGATAATGACCCTTACCCTTGCTTCATTGAG GTCCAAGCAGGAGCCGGTGGCGTTGAGAGCATGGATTGGGCTGCCATGGTTATGAACATGTACAAATCATGGGCTCAGCGACGGGGATACAGAGTCACTGTAATAGAAGAAATGCCTGGTGAACTAGCAGGAATCAAG AGGGCTACTATCAAAGTTGACGGTGAGTATGCATTTGGATATGCCAAATCTGAAATAGGAGTTCACAGATTAGTGCGGATTTCTCCATTTGACAGTGGAAAGCGGCGGCACACTTCCTTTGCTGCTGTCGCTGTAATACCTATTCTTGGTGAGTCCTCTAGCCGATACCAGATAAATGAATCGGATCTTCGGATAGAACGCTTCCGTTCTGGTGGACCCGGCGGCCAGCATGCCAACACCACAGAAAGTGCTGTTAGAATTGTGCACATCCCAACTGGTACAACGGCAACTTGTCAAAATGAAAG GTCACAACATATGAATAGGGCATCAGCAATGGCTGTGCTGCAATCTAGATTGGACCAGCTTGAGATTACCCGTCAAGCACAGATGAATGCAGAGCACACGCAATCACTCTCTGAAATAAGCTGGGGAAACCAAATAAGATCGTATGTGCTACAG CCATACCGAATGGTCAAAGATCTCCGGACAAACTATGAAGTGTCTGATCCCGATTCAGTCCTGGAAGGCGACCTAGATGATTTCATACTGAGTTTTTTGTCATTATCATTGGATAAAGTTGATGAAAGTGTCTGA